Proteins encoded within one genomic window of Fragaria vesca subsp. vesca linkage group LG1, FraVesHawaii_1.0, whole genome shotgun sequence:
- the LOC101293920 gene encoding 50S ribosomal protein L36-like isoform 3: MKVRSSVKKMCEFCKTIKRRGRVYVYCTANPKHKQRQGFSTFAYQGSDAPIFRSTPTIVTKQEINFGQSSHVGLASLIPRKNELSLPSPTLGWRVGLASLLFKKIT; encoded by the exons ATGAAGGTGCGATCATCGGTGAAGAAGATGTGTGAGTTTTGCAAAACAATTAAGCGCCGTGGACGTGTGTATGTGTATTGCACAGCCAATCCCAAGCATAAGCAGAGACAGGGCTTTTCCACATTTGCTTATCAAGGCAGTGATGCTCCCAT TTTCAGATCCACACCAACTATTGTCACCAAGCAGGAGATCAACTTTGGTCAGAGCTCTCACGTAGGTCTGGCATCTCTGATTCCCAGAAAGAACGAGCTGTCATTGCCCTCCCCAACCCTCGGATGGAGGGTCGGCTTGGCATCATTGCTATTCAAAAAGATCACTTAG
- the LOC101293920 gene encoding 50S ribosomal protein L36-like isoform 5 — protein MKVRSSVKKMCEFCKTIKRRGRVYVYCTANPKHKQRQGFSTFAYQGSDAPMSVQVSDPHQLLSPSRRSTLVRALT, from the exons ATGAAGGTGCGATCATCGGTGAAGAAGATGTGTGAGTTTTGCAAAACAATTAAGCGCCGTGGACGTGTGTATGTGTATTGCACAGCCAATCCCAAGCATAAGCAGAGACAGGGCTTTTCCACATTTGCTTATCAAGGCAGTGATGCTCCCAT GTCTGTGCAAG TTTCAGATCCACACCAACTATTGTCACCAAGCAGGAGATCAACTTTGGTCAGAGCTCTCACGTAG
- the LOC101293626 gene encoding uncharacterized protein LOC101293626 has product MVTLNGSISAWIHHLLACMGGCFGCCTKPTPIIAVDEPSKGLKIQGRAVKKPGLSDDFWSSSTYDLDNSALQSQRSISSISTLHQTLLQGSSIGSTSSQPDFVNQGLVLWNQTRLEWTGSGKPKNEALRSRESRLSWNSTYERLVGPKQRQPFPQRVPLSEMIEFLVEVWEQEGLYD; this is encoded by the exons ATGGTGACGCTCAACGGTTCCATATCGGCTTGGATCCATCACTTGCTTGCTTGCATGGG TGGTTGTTTTGGATGCTGCACTAAACCCACACCGATTATTGCTGTCGACGAGCCTTCAAAGGGATTGAAAATCCAAGGGCGGGCGGTGAAGAAACCTGGTTTATCGGATGATTTTTGGAGCAGCAGCACGTATGACTTGGACAACAGCGCTTTGCAGTCCCAGAGAAGCATCTCATCCATCAGCACATTACACCAGACACTTCTCCAGGGGAGCAGCATTGGTAGCACGAGCAGCCAACCTGACTTTGTAAATCAAG GTCTTGTTCTCTGGAACCAAACTAGGCTTGAGTGGACTGGAAGTGGCAAGCCTAAGAATGAAGCTCTAAGAAGTCGGGAAAGCAGATTAAG TTGGAATTCAACTTATGAGAGATTGGTTGGACCCAAACAGAGACAGCCTTTTCCCCAGCGTGTTCCTTTGTCT GAAATGATAGAATTCCTAGTCGAAGTATGGGAGCAGGAAGGGTTGTACGATTAA
- the LOC101293920 gene encoding 50S ribosomal protein L36-like isoform 4 → MKVRSSVKKMCEFCKTIKRRGRVYVYCTANPKHKQRQGFSTFAYQGSDAPMYVLFHALDLLFICYVYLLLFCVYRFQKNSLIQNLHFKLHHIV, encoded by the coding sequence ATGAAGGTGCGATCATCGGTGAAGAAGATGTGTGAGTTTTGCAAAACAATTAAGCGCCGTGGACGTGTGTATGTGTATTGCACAGCCAATCCCAAGCATAAGCAGAGACAGGGCTTTTCCACATTTGCTTATCAAGGCAGTGATGCTCCCATGTATGTGCTTTTTCATGCTTTGGATCTCTTGTTTATATGCTATGTTTATTTGTTACTTTTCTGTGTTTATAGGTTTCAAAAGAATAGTCTCATTCAAAACTTACATTTTAAGCTCCATCATATTGTGTAA